The region GCCCGTCCGAATAGTCCGGCCGTCTCCGGGGTATGTGGCGCGGCGATCACGACGTAGTCGCTCTCCGCCAACAGGTCGGGTAGCCGGTCGGGCGTCCATAACGCGTCCACGCCCTTGGGCTTCTCGCGTCGATCCGGATCGATGGCGATAATATGCATCCCGCAAGCCAACCCGCGCTGCGCGATTTCGGCCCCTATATTCCCTAGCCCGACGATGCCCAGAGTGGCGCCGGCCAGCTGGCGATGCGCTCGATCGATTGGTGTAGTCACACCCGCCCCATAAGCGAAGCTGACGCGTGCTGTCTCACCACCAACAGGTTCCCAGCGTGCCTGCGACTGATTGCGAATGTAGTGATGCAGATTCCGCGCGAAGCAAGTAATAAAGCCCAGCACGTGATCTGCGATGCAATCAGAGAATAGGCCTCGCATATTCGTGAGCACGGCGTCGTGCTCGACCAATTCCGGAAACAGGTAATGCTCCATGCTGGCCGTCGGCGCCTGAATCCAGTGTAGACACGGAGCTCGGGACAGCAGTTCCGGCGTAATGCGGCCGAAAAAAGCATCCGCGTCGGCGATCTCGCGCAGTGCGTGATTCTCGTCAATTGCGTTGACGACACGGCCTTTGGACAAGACGCGTTCGATTGCGCCCAATCGCTCGGCATCGACGGCCGGATAGATGAGCATCTTCATAGGTAGAATTACGGATGTCTGGCCGCGTTCATTAAGGAGTAACTGCCGGGCCGCGCGACCACTTTATCACGTCTGGGCTCAGGATGTCCAAATCCTGGCAAACGATAGAGTATGGTGCTCGACGGTTCAGCGTCGGCAGTTCGTCCAACACGCTGATAGTGGCAGATGTCAAAAAGTGCTTACATTCCAGACGCGGTTTCTTCTCATGCCATCGCCAGGAATATTTGAGCGATGAATTGACCGTGTTTCCAACCCTCGCGTTGTGCAAAGCAATATGCAGCCTGGGTCTGAACATCGGCACCGGTCGCGACGATGTATTCTCTCGCGAGGCTGAATCTGGCAAGACGGTGAGATTGCCAGGAAATGCAAAGATCCGGATCGGCTCCGCTCGTTGGCGCATCGCTACGGGTGGCGATTTCAAACCGATCGGTTCGGACGAAGCCTTTACTCTCATTGACTTATCAGCGACGAAATGCGCCAGAGCGTCGTCAGACTCGTGCAAGGCTGGAGGCACACGGGCAATACTCTTCTGGTGCAGGTTGCCAGAGCGAGCTCCTCTCGATCCGACCAGTGACCAGAACGTCAAGTCGGTAGTTGAGCAATCGATTCTTAATACTGCTTCGGTTCCCGTGCGCCCGAAAAACGGACCTAGAAACCGCGGCATCTTCGCGTCGCGTAAATAATGCTGCCGAGCGAGAGAGCCTGCCCGGCAGACCGCTCGGCCGGCGAGCTTCACTGCCAGGAGACGCCCTATCTTCACCAGTTCCCCAGTCCTGTCGCCTGACGCGGGGCTTTCGGGACCACGTTATCCGCAAATCTCGTGAAATCTTCCTAACCGGCAAACTCGGCCCAAAGCGAAGGCTCGATTCTGCCGATCATTTCCCCAGTGATCCGCCAGCTCAGATTGTAGAGCTGCGCGACATCCTGCGGTGATTGCCTAATTGCCGCAGACTGTCGGACAAGGGAAAAGCATGAGCCAGCACGGAACGACCAACCGATCTACGCCCCGCGGCATCAGCCATGCAGGCCTTTTGGCCTCGGTGGTGGTGTGCGCGATCGGCCTCAGTGGCTGCCAGCTCGCGGAGAACATCGACGTCGCCAAATGCATGGTTCCACCCAATGAACCGCACGAGTTTGCCGCGCCAACGAACTACGGATATTTCCCCACGATGTGGCGTCCGTGGCCGGGCGCCGAGGCTGGTCCCGGGACAAGTCCAGCACGCGACAAATCGCGGGAGGAAGTTTCAGGAAAACAGGGCCCAGAGACCTTGCCCGAGCCAGAGGCCGAGGGGAACAAGGAATCGCTCGAACCGGGCATGGAGGATGTGTTTGACCTGCCCGCCGCGCCTGAAGGGGATGCTATGCCAGGTGCGGAAGAACCTATGGAAAAGGGCGCCGAAGACAACGCCCCCGACACAACCATTCCCGAAGATCTGTCTCCCCCGAACGCCGCACCGCCCGCGGAGGGTGAACGACTTCCGGGTGCCCTGATTCCCGACGACGGTCCGCTACCCCCTCCGGAAGCAGCTCCGGAAAAAGGTGCCTGGAATTTGGAATTGCTCCCCACGGATGCTCCGGCAGGTGCACTCATACCTGACGAAAGACCGGAAACGGCGGGTGGCAAAAATCCGACGCCCGCCCTGCTGGTGCCTGAAGACGAACTGGGGCGCAATCGTGGTCGCACTCCGAAGCGCGTAGAAAATGCCTTGCGACCGACGCCCGTCCGAGGCGCCTCTACAACCGAGCCGGTAAAGGGGAACGCATTCCGTTCCTTCTCGCGAGACATAAAACTTGCAGAGAAGTCGTCGAACGACAACGCCGACGGGCCGGCATTGATAGTACCGACGCAAATCGAGAAGTCGCCCAAGCGTATATCGGCCGTTGTTGAAAGCGCTGCCGACGAACAACCGTCGGCAGATAACTTGTCGGCGGAGAATACCTCGACGAGCAAGTCGTCCGCGGGTAAGTCGACGGCGGGTTGGCGAGCCAACGCTGCTCGTCCTCAAGCCAAGCAACGTACGCCAACGTCGACGGCGTCGACCAACAGCGAGGGTTGGCAACGGCGGCCATCGCGCACTGTCTACCCTGCTCAGCAAACGGCCCATACCGACAGCCAACCGCAGCCCATAGACCGCTCAGGCGAATCTACGAGCAGCGAAGCGGGCAATCCGTTGCGGTAGCTTCGAATGCCGTGTGCCCAAAAGCCGCACAGCAACACAGCCCTCGCCGCACGTCGAGGGTCGTCGGGCGGGCACTTCAATCGCTCGAGGGTGGTCGACGCCCTGTACGCAGCCTGATAAACTGTACAGTACCCTCCCGGCGTCGGCGGATCGTTCCGCAGCCGGCATGCGCGACACGTCGGTTGCGTCGCCAGGACGTGGTGTGGTTTCCGTCGCATAAGAGTCGCCGACCGCATCCGAATGGCCTTTTACTGGCGTCTTGTCGATTGCCCATCAAGCAACTCGCGGAGTGCCGTCGCAACCAGCATCTTTCCTTCTCAGGACGGGCCCAAATCTACTCCGTAGTGCGGTCAAGCTAATCGTGTAGACCGATCAGGCGATGCGCAACGAAACCCAACAGCCGCCGACGGCCGAAATCCGCGAGCTGCGGCGGCGGATTACCGCTCTGGAATGCGAACTGGCCGGCCATCGGCAACGGGCCGAGCGGGTGGCCGAGTTCTTCACATTGTCTCACACCGAAGAACGACCATTTCTGGCCGCTCTGGCCGAGACTCTCGCGATTGTTTTGGAGGCCAAGTACGTGATCGTCGGCGGGTTGGATTGCCAGCGCAATGTGATTCAGGCGCCAGCCATCTATTCTCACGGCACGACGGTCACCGGCAGCGACTACGTACTGGCCGGAACTCCCTGCGCAGATATTATTGGCAATCTCCGTTACACGTGCATACCAGACGTTCGCCAGCGATTTCCGCACGATCCCCTGCTGGCCGAGTCGAACATCGACAGCTTCGTCGGCATGCCGTTGCTCGACAGCAAGGGCGCCCCGCTAGGCCTGCTGGCGGCCATGTGGACGGCGCCGCTAGTTGACCTGCACCAGGCCGAATCGGTCTTATCGCTTTTCGCTGGGCGCGCCGCGCGTGAACTTGAACGCCTCCGCTCAGACCAAGCACTGCGGGCGAGCGAAGCACGCTTTCGCACGCTATGCCAGGCCGCGCCGACGGGGATCTACGAATGCGACGAACGGGGGTTCTGCACGTTTGTTAGTACCCAGTGGGAAGAAATGACGGGGCGTTCCAATCAAGACCTGCAGGGGTTCGGCTGGCTCGAACTTGTACATCCAGACGATGTTGCTTCCGCGCGCGAAACCTGGCACCAGGCCTTTCTGCAGAATCGCCCTTTTTTAGATGAGTTTCGCATTGTGCTCGGCACAGGTGAGGTGCGCTGGGTGCGGGCTGCGGCCAAACAAATTGGCGGGGCCACTGCAAAGCCGGCCAGCTTCGTCGGTTGCATTGAGGATATTACCGATCGCAAGCAGGCCGAGATCGCGCAGCGCGCCATCGAGGAACGCTTCCGCGCTTTCATGGACAACAGTCCGGCGGTTGCTTTCATGAAAGATGGCGCCGGACGCCGCGTCTATGCCAATCGCCCTTACATGCAACGATTTCAGGTCGGCGACGCCGCCGTGCTCGGCAAGACCGATTTGGAAATGTTCGGACCCGACGTAGCACGCAAACTGGCCGCGAATGACGAGCGCGTGCTGGCTGAAGGGCGTGCTGTCGCAACTGTTGAGACCTTGCCCACGGCCGATGGCGTACTGCGCCACTGGCTGGTCTACAAATTCCCTGTCGAAGCACCGGCTGGCGAACGGTATGTGGGCGGGGTGGCAATCGACATTACCGAAAGGCGGCATGCCGAGGACGAATTGCGAAAAGCCCGTGACGAGCTCGAACGGCGCGTAGCCGATCGTACCAGCAGCCTAACCGCGGCCAATGACCGAGCGCAAGAAGAGATCCTCGAACGCGAATCGGCCGAAGCCGCCTTGAGAACCGAGCAAACCTTGCTGCGTCGCCTGCTCTTTCGCCAAGAGGCGGAACGCAAGCTGCTGGCCTACGAAATCCACGACGGCCCCGTGCAATACGTTACGGCGGCACTCATGCACTTGGAATCGGCTCACGATGCGATCATTGGCGCGCCGCCGGTCGTCTACGAGTCATTCGATACAGCACTGGGCTTATTGCGTGATACCATCCAGGAAGCGCGGCGCATGATCAATGGCTTGCAGCCGATGGTGCTCGACGAATCGGGGCTGGTGCCGGCCATCGAATGCCTGATCAATGACCACTTCGACAGCCAAGTCGTTCGTTTTGAACACCATTTGCGTTCCGAGCGGTTGACACCGCTTCTCGAAGGCGTGCTTTTTCGCATCTGTCAGGAAGCCATTACCAATGCTATGAAGCACAGTCAGTCTCCAGCCGTTCAGGTGAGGCTCCGCCAGGACCATGCCTGGGTGCGGCTGGAAGTTATCGACCAGGGAATAGGCTTCGATCCCGACCAACGCAATTTCTCTAATTCGTTCGGGCTGCGCGGCATCCGCGAACGGGCTCGGCTGCTGGGCGGCCACGCCATGATCGACAGTGCTCCGGGGCATGGCACGCGAGTCGCCGTAGAGCTGCCGGTGAGAGACCTTTAGCAACGCATCCATCGGGGATTAAAACAGCCGCCGCACCATGACACGCATCTATCTCGACAACGCTGCCACGAGTTGGCCCAAGCCAGAAGCCGTTTACCAGGCAATAGATCGCTACCAACGCGAAGTTGGCGCCTCGGTTGGTCGTGGCGTCTATAGCGATGCAGTCACCGCACTCGAAATGGTGGACAGCACGCGTCGCGCTCTCGCGCATTGGATCGGCGCACCGAAATCGAGGCACGTTGCATTCACGCTCAATGGCACGGATGCACTAAACACGGCCATCCATGGAGCACTCTGCGACGGCGGTCACGTCGTCACCACGCTGGCGGAACACAATTCCGTGCTGCGCCCCCTGGCGGCGCTAGCTGATGCCGGTCGGATCGAGGTAAGCCGCGTTCCCTGCGACGGCGCCGGCGTGGTCGATCCCGCAGAGATTCGCCGTGCGCTGCGCCCCTCGACGCGACTGGTCGCACTGGTACATGCCTCGAACGTCACAGGGGCCATCCAGCCGGCCGAAGAGATCGGCCGTATCGTTCGCGAGCACGGCGCACTCTTCCTGCTCGACGCCGCGCAAACCGTGGGCGAGATC is a window of Pirellulales bacterium DNA encoding:
- a CDS encoding PAS domain S-box protein, which produces MRNETQQPPTAEIRELRRRITALECELAGHRQRAERVAEFFTLSHTEERPFLAALAETLAIVLEAKYVIVGGLDCQRNVIQAPAIYSHGTTVTGSDYVLAGTPCADIIGNLRYTCIPDVRQRFPHDPLLAESNIDSFVGMPLLDSKGAPLGLLAAMWTAPLVDLHQAESVLSLFAGRAARELERLRSDQALRASEARFRTLCQAAPTGIYECDERGFCTFVSTQWEEMTGRSNQDLQGFGWLELVHPDDVASARETWHQAFLQNRPFLDEFRIVLGTGEVRWVRAAAKQIGGATAKPASFVGCIEDITDRKQAEIAQRAIEERFRAFMDNSPAVAFMKDGAGRRVYANRPYMQRFQVGDAAVLGKTDLEMFGPDVARKLAANDERVLAEGRAVATVETLPTADGVLRHWLVYKFPVEAPAGERYVGGVAIDITERRHAEDELRKARDELERRVADRTSSLTAANDRAQEEILERESAEAALRTEQTLLRRLLFRQEAERKLLAYEIHDGPVQYVTAALMHLESAHDAIIGAPPVVYESFDTALGLLRDTIQEARRMINGLQPMVLDESGLVPAIECLINDHFDSQVVRFEHHLRSERLTPLLEGVLFRICQEAITNAMKHSQSPAVQVRLRQDHAWVRLEVIDQGIGFDPDQRNFSNSFGLRGIRERARLLGGHAMIDSAPGHGTRVAVELPVRDL
- a CDS encoding D-2-hydroxyacid dehydrogenase, whose protein sequence is MKMLIYPAVDAERLGAIERVLSKGRVVNAIDENHALREIADADAFFGRITPELLSRAPCLHWIQAPTASMEHYLFPELVEHDAVLTNMRGLFSDCIADHVLGFITCFARNLHHYIRNQSQARWEPVGGETARVSFAYGAGVTTPIDRAHRQLAGATLGIVGLGNIGAEIAQRGLACGMHIIAIDPDRREKPKGVDALWTPDRLPDLLAESDYVVIAAPHTPETAGLFGRAQFRQMKRTAYLINIGRGAIVRLTDLCDALAAGEIAGAGLDVFETEPLPAHHPLWRYENVIITPHLAGASPHIAERHLGVLLENIRRFAAGEELLNVVDKRRWF